A single genomic interval of bacterium harbors:
- a CDS encoding AI-2E family transporter has protein sequence MERIILYITILITAAFIIISKIFDPIWLIVLVLTILWYHREESNIRPFFIINLLLFLCYFVFHYFSLLVPFIIGMGLSYILAPAVNWLERRRVPNAVAILAVLIPFIVVIPLVIFMVIFGLVDEVQVMISRIPDVIQYVQDLLGLIIAKLSNIGISIDPDLIANTVTDQLTNILSGFFITIGQIGKGIRDLVIILYNLVLIPLSGYLFLADRKRIALWFKELFPADEQAQVSEFIGRLNISFAKFFRGQLLLMLVVGVIVGFCLWILGIRYYLLLAIVAALANIIPNVGFILSFLPAILIGALSPSPWAALMKICAVYLGEQLLENFLLGPLIVGRASRLNPVVVMIVLVLGGAVFGIWGVIIAVPVAIFLREYLNYFLGLNL, from the coding sequence ATGGAAAGGATCATCCTCTACATCACCATTCTGATCACCGCGGCTTTCATTATTATTTCAAAGATCTTCGATCCGATCTGGCTGATCGTGCTCGTACTGACGATACTCTGGTATCACCGTGAAGAAAGCAATATCCGGCCGTTTTTCATTATCAACCTTCTGCTCTTTCTCTGTTATTTCGTTTTTCATTATTTTTCCCTGCTCGTTCCTTTCATAATCGGTATGGGGCTTTCGTATATACTGGCGCCGGCCGTGAACTGGCTGGAAAGGCGGCGCGTGCCCAATGCGGTCGCGATCCTGGCGGTACTCATTCCTTTCATTGTCGTGATCCCGCTGGTCATCTTCATGGTCATATTCGGGCTGGTCGACGAGGTCCAGGTCATGATCAGCAGGATCCCAGATGTCATCCAGTACGTGCAGGACCTTCTGGGGCTTATCATCGCTAAATTATCCAACATTGGGATCAGCATAGATCCGGACCTGATCGCGAATACCGTCACTGACCAGCTGACCAATATCCTGAGCGGTTTTTTCATCACGATCGGGCAGATCGGCAAGGGCATCCGGGATCTGGTCATCATTTTGTATAATCTGGTATTGATACCGCTCTCCGGATACCTGTTCCTTGCCGACCGCAAGAGGATCGCGCTCTGGTTTAAAGAACTGTTCCCCGCGGACGAGCAGGCGCAGGTCAGTGAATTCATCGGCCGGTTGAACATATCGTTCGCCAAGTTTTTCCGGGGACAGCTCCTGCTGATGCTCGTGGTCGGCGTGATCGTCGGGTTTTGCCTGTGGATCCTGGGGATAAGATATTACCTCTTGCTGGCGATCGTGGCCGCGCTGGCAAATATCATTCCGAACGTGGGTTTTATCCTGAGTTTCCTGCCCGCGATCCTGATCGGCGCTTTGAGCCCTTCTCCTTGGGCTGCCTTGATGAAAATATGCGCGGTCTACCTGGGCGAACAGCTCCTGGAAAATTTCCTGCTGGGACCCTTGATCGTCGGCCGGGCATCGCGCCTTAACCCGGTCGTGGTTATGATCGTGCTCGTGCTGGGCGGCGCGGTCTTCGGGATCTGGGGCGTGATCATCGCCGTACCGGTCGCGATCTTCCTGCGCGAATACTTGAATTATTTTTTGGGCCTGAATCTGTAA
- a CDS encoding DNRLRE domain-containing protein, protein MPSQKENNMKNMPNLTGIVVTFFLSITASLHAQVFFPVQDAYVSQYNPTSNFGDVGWLWVYSDLWYDGTIARSLIEFDLTSIPPGSPVQAAMLNIYMFNQAGSDMIVELHSVLQPWSEMTVTWNNQPVHDTNIVALLPYQDYGWWHFPVTGIVQDWINNPVINNGLKMKHQVEQYPDSLGYAVYFYSRDTTLEQPNLEVILMDVEEQEAAAIRPLKVFPNPARGQLILETSTALDAPFRFAWYDQTGRKIRNATSQAFRAGNHRCILSTHNLIPGVYFLKVEDDKGAYFKRVVIVE, encoded by the coding sequence ATGCCGAGCCAAAAGGAGAACAATATGAAAAACATGCCCAATCTTACTGGTATCGTAGTTACGTTTTTTTTATCGATAACCGCATCATTACATGCGCAGGTTTTTTTCCCGGTGCAGGACGCGTACGTATCTCAGTACAATCCCACAAGTAATTTCGGTGACGTCGGATGGCTCTGGGTATATAGTGATCTATGGTATGATGGCACGATCGCCCGTAGTCTCATCGAGTTTGACCTCACCAGTATCCCGCCCGGTTCTCCGGTTCAGGCGGCAATGCTCAATATCTATATGTTCAACCAGGCCGGGAGCGACATGATCGTAGAGCTGCATTCGGTGCTGCAGCCCTGGAGCGAAATGACCGTCACCTGGAATAACCAGCCGGTGCATGACACCAACATCGTCGCTCTCCTGCCTTACCAGGATTATGGCTGGTGGCATTTCCCGGTCACCGGGATCGTGCAAGACTGGATAAATAATCCCGTCATCAATAACGGCCTTAAGATGAAACATCAGGTTGAACAGTATCCTGACAGCCTGGGCTACGCCGTTTATTTTTATTCGCGCGATACGACCCTGGAACAACCGAATCTCGAAGTGATCCTGATGGATGTCGAAGAGCAAGAAGCCGCGGCTATACGGCCGCTGAAGGTTTTTCCCAACCCCGCGCGCGGGCAGTTGATCCTGGAAACGAGCACCGCCCTGGATGCGCCATTTCGGTTCGCCTGGTATGACCAGACCGGCAGAAAAATCCGGAATGCGACAAGCCAGGCGTTCAGAGCAGGAAACCACAGGTGCATATTATCAACTCATAATCTGATCCCGGGAGTATATTTTCTTAAAGTTGAAGATGATAAAGGTGCCTATTTTAAACGGGTAGTCATAGTGGAGTAA